From a single Couchioplanes caeruleus genomic region:
- a CDS encoding ABC transporter ATP-binding protein, with protein MTAAVVEEGTLATVRRGVALSPELRPGLAGTLALAFLSMAGRVAVPIAIQQGLDRGIRAPGGPHLGTVTLIVLLTLGVLAVSTASGYAMTRRLFTVSETALAALRARTFRHIHDLSMLHQQSERRGSLVSRVTGDVDQITQFLQTGGVMLLMTSGQVVVTTVVMLVYSWQLTLVVFAAFVPALIVIRLFQKRLAGVYRIVRERTGVMLGAVAESVVGATVIRAYGVSGRTEKRLDTAIDDLRVAQQRALRTSVTSFSTGEIAAGVALASVVVVGVLLGVDGGLTVGKLTAFLFLVTLFIQPVQIATEVLNEAQNAVAGWRRVLDVLDIEPDVADPADGVALPPGPLSVTFRDVSYRYPGGPVVLDDVDLEIPARTKVAVVGETGSGKTTFAKLLTRLMDPAGGEVLLGGVPLTSVRFGSLRSRVVMVPQDGFLFDATVAGNIRFARPGVTDDELRTAFEELGLADWLAGLPQGLNTPVGERGEALSVGERQLVALVRAYIADPDLLVLDEATSAVDPATEVRLQHALDAVTRGRTTVAIAHRLSTAQSADEVIVVDAGRVVQRGPHAELLHDPESIYAKLYASWLEQTR; from the coding sequence ATGACGGCGGCTGTGGTCGAGGAGGGCACGCTCGCCACGGTTCGCCGCGGCGTCGCGCTCTCGCCCGAACTGCGCCCGGGCCTGGCGGGCACGCTCGCGCTGGCGTTCCTGTCGATGGCCGGGCGGGTGGCGGTGCCGATCGCGATCCAGCAGGGCCTCGACCGCGGCATCCGCGCCCCGGGCGGGCCGCACCTGGGCACGGTCACCCTGATCGTGCTGCTCACCCTGGGCGTGCTGGCCGTCTCCACCGCCTCCGGGTACGCGATGACGCGCCGGCTGTTCACGGTCAGCGAGACCGCGCTGGCCGCCCTGCGCGCCCGTACGTTCCGGCACATCCACGACCTGTCGATGCTGCACCAGCAGTCGGAGCGGCGCGGCTCGCTGGTCTCCCGGGTGACCGGCGACGTCGACCAGATCACCCAGTTCCTGCAGACCGGCGGCGTCATGCTGCTGATGACCAGCGGGCAGGTCGTGGTCACCACGGTCGTCATGCTGGTCTACTCCTGGCAGCTCACGCTCGTGGTGTTCGCCGCGTTCGTGCCCGCGCTGATCGTCATCCGGCTGTTCCAGAAGCGGCTCGCCGGCGTCTACCGGATCGTGCGCGAGCGCACCGGCGTGATGCTGGGCGCGGTCGCCGAGAGCGTCGTCGGGGCCACGGTGATCCGGGCGTACGGCGTTTCGGGGCGCACCGAGAAGCGGCTCGACACCGCGATCGACGACCTGCGCGTGGCTCAGCAGCGCGCCCTGCGTACCAGTGTCACCAGCTTCTCGACCGGCGAGATCGCCGCCGGCGTGGCCTTGGCGTCCGTGGTCGTCGTGGGCGTGCTGCTCGGCGTGGACGGCGGGCTGACCGTCGGCAAGCTGACCGCGTTCCTGTTCCTCGTCACGCTCTTCATCCAGCCGGTGCAGATCGCCACCGAGGTGCTCAACGAGGCGCAGAACGCGGTGGCCGGCTGGCGGCGCGTGCTCGACGTGCTGGACATCGAGCCGGACGTGGCCGACCCCGCCGACGGGGTGGCGCTGCCGCCCGGCCCGCTGTCGGTGACGTTCCGCGACGTGTCGTACCGCTATCCCGGCGGGCCGGTGGTGCTCGACGACGTCGACCTGGAGATCCCCGCGCGCACGAAGGTGGCGGTGGTGGGGGAGACCGGCAGCGGCAAGACGACGTTCGCGAAGCTGCTGACCCGGCTCATGGATCCGGCCGGCGGCGAGGTGCTGCTCGGCGGGGTGCCGCTGACCTCCGTACGGTTCGGCTCGCTGCGCTCGCGGGTCGTGATGGTCCCGCAGGACGGGTTCCTGTTCGACGCGACGGTGGCCGGGAACATCCGCTTCGCCCGCCCCGGGGTGACCGACGACGAGCTGCGGACCGCGTTCGAGGAGCTCGGGCTCGCCGACTGGCTGGCCGGGCTGCCGCAGGGGCTGAACACCCCGGTGGGCGAGCGCGGGGAGGCGTTGAGCGTGGGGGAGCGGCAGCTGGTGGCGCTGGTGCGGGCGTACATCGCCGACCCGGACCTGCTCGTGCTCGACGAGGCGACCAGCGCGGTCGACCCGGCCACCGAGGTACGCCTGCAGCACGCCCTGGACGCGGTGACCCGCGGCCGGACGACCGTCGCGATCGCGCACCGGCTGTCCACCGCCCAGTCCGCCGACGAGGTGATCGTGGTCGATGCCGGGCGGGTCGTGCAGCGCGGCCCGCACGCGGAGCTGCTGCACGACCCGGAGTCCATCTACGCGAAGCTCTACGCGAGCTGGCTGGAGCAGACCCGCTGA
- a CDS encoding ABC transporter ATP-binding protein, with amino-acid sequence MSTRTGRDVLGRGLRVLGRAIRTEPRLFVIGTLGSSLFGLLVIANSYVVGAVIGHVVVPSFSEGRTGAAELGLIAAAFIGISLLRVASIFGRRLGAGFMQFRLQARYRRAVTRRYLALPPAWHQRHATGTLLSNANSDVEAAFVPIAPLPFAVGTIVMILAAVVSLFFTDWVLAMVGVCLFPLLFGMNYIYSRRMSPRQIRAQQLRGRVSAVAHESFDGALVVKTMGREADESKRFQVHVTELRDALISVGRLRGLFDPLMDALPSIGTLAVLLLGAWRLQTGALTVAELVSVAFLFTVLAFPVRAIGWVVAELPRSVAGWERVQAVLAADGDLAYGTAEPAASGPAALTFDQVHFSYGEGAEVLHDISFTVPAGKTVALVGATGSGKSTIASLAVRLVDPDSGTVSVDGIALPDLSEQALASATALVPQIPFIFDDTVRGNVTLDREGADDAAAWRALRLAQAEGFVAKLPDGLETAVGERGTSLSGGQRQRLTLARALAGRPRLLVLDDATSAVDPRVEAAILASLRGHEAGASILVVAYRRATIALADEVVYLEDGKVVATGTHAHLMATEPGYLNLVTAYEKSEHVEELTS; translated from the coding sequence GTGAGCACGAGGACCGGCCGCGACGTGCTGGGCCGGGGCCTTCGGGTGCTCGGCCGCGCCATCCGTACCGAGCCGCGGCTCTTCGTCATCGGCACGCTCGGCAGCAGCCTGTTCGGGCTGCTCGTCATCGCGAACTCGTACGTCGTCGGCGCGGTCATCGGCCACGTCGTGGTGCCATCGTTCAGCGAGGGCCGCACCGGCGCCGCCGAGCTGGGCCTGATCGCCGCCGCGTTCATCGGCATCTCGCTGCTGCGCGTCGCCAGCATCTTCGGCCGCCGCCTCGGCGCCGGGTTCATGCAGTTCCGGCTGCAGGCCCGCTATCGCCGCGCGGTGACCCGCCGCTACCTCGCGCTGCCGCCGGCCTGGCACCAGCGGCACGCCACCGGCACCCTGCTGTCCAACGCGAACTCCGACGTGGAGGCCGCGTTCGTCCCCATCGCGCCGCTGCCGTTCGCCGTCGGCACGATCGTGATGATCCTGGCCGCCGTGGTCTCGCTGTTCTTCACCGACTGGGTCCTCGCGATGGTCGGGGTCTGCCTGTTCCCGCTGCTGTTCGGGATGAACTACATCTACTCGCGGCGGATGTCCCCGCGGCAGATCCGCGCCCAGCAGCTGCGCGGCCGGGTCAGCGCGGTCGCCCACGAGAGCTTCGACGGCGCCCTCGTCGTCAAGACCATGGGCCGCGAGGCGGACGAGTCGAAGCGCTTCCAGGTGCACGTGACCGAGCTGCGCGACGCGCTCATCTCCGTGGGCCGGCTGCGTGGCCTGTTCGACCCGCTGATGGATGCCCTGCCCAGCATCGGCACCCTGGCCGTGCTGCTGCTGGGCGCCTGGCGGCTGCAGACCGGAGCGTTGACCGTCGCCGAGCTGGTCAGCGTCGCGTTCCTGTTCACCGTGCTGGCGTTCCCGGTGCGCGCGATCGGCTGGGTGGTCGCCGAGCTGCCGCGCAGCGTCGCGGGCTGGGAGCGCGTGCAGGCCGTGCTCGCCGCCGACGGCGACCTCGCCTACGGCACCGCGGAGCCCGCCGCGAGCGGACCGGCCGCGCTCACCTTCGATCAGGTCCATTTCTCGTACGGCGAGGGCGCCGAGGTCCTGCACGACATCTCGTTCACCGTCCCGGCGGGCAAGACGGTGGCGCTGGTCGGCGCGACGGGCTCCGGCAAGTCGACGATCGCCTCGCTGGCCGTACGCCTCGTCGACCCGGACAGCGGCACGGTGAGCGTGGACGGCATCGCGCTGCCCGATCTGAGCGAGCAGGCGCTGGCCTCGGCGACCGCTCTGGTGCCGCAGATCCCGTTCATCTTCGACGACACCGTCCGCGGCAACGTGACCCTCGACCGCGAGGGCGCCGACGACGCGGCGGCCTGGCGGGCGCTGCGGCTGGCGCAGGCGGAGGGCTTCGTCGCGAAGCTGCCGGACGGGCTGGAGACGGCGGTCGGCGAGCGCGGCACGTCGCTCTCCGGTGGCCAGCGGCAACGGCTCACGCTGGCCCGCGCGCTGGCCGGGCGGCCGCGGCTGCTCGTGCTCGACGACGCGACCAGCGCGGTGGACCCGCGGGTGGAGGCGGCGATCCTGGCCTCGCTGCGCGGGCACGAGGCGGGCGCGTCGATCCTCGTGGTCGCGTACCGGCGGGCGACGATCGCGCTCGCCGACGAGGTGGTCTACCTGGAGGACGGCAAGGTCGTGGCGACCGGCACCCACGCGCACCTGATGGCCACCGAGCCCGGATACCTGAACCTGGTCACCGCTTACGAGAAGTCCGAACACGTCGAGGAGCTCACCTCATGA
- a CDS encoding FAD-dependent oxidoreductase, translated as MDTTVLIAGAGPTGLTLACELARHGVPFRLIEAAPGPQPGSRGKGVQPRTLEIFEDLGIAARVLAHGRLAMPMHSIAPDGSVTRGGAVPGDLAGRPDIPYPASLITPEWRVEEALRLRLAELGGAVQFGTALTGFEQSGDGVSAAVVQDGAIRTVGARWLVGCDGGRSLVRKQAGITFDGETRDEVRMILADLPVDGLSRDVWQAWRHEEGLLSLCPLPSTDLFQFAAAIGPGQDAEPSLANLRAVLRRRTGRTGIHLHEPQWSSLWRANIRLAGRYREGRVFLAGDAAHVHSPAGGQGMNTGIQDAYNLGWKLAAVARGSSPPLLDTYEAERRPVAAHVLALSTARLTRVLERNDLPTRRDASTIQLDVGYRGSALARDDRDGAAPLRAGDRAPDATGLTTSEGERRLFQLTGGGRFTLLSFGAAPAVPAGVRTLRVVGRPARPGDLADTHGHLAAAYGATSDTLVVIRPDGHAGLISDAGDAAAVSRYLREFGL; from the coding sequence ATGGACACGACGGTCCTCATCGCCGGTGCCGGCCCGACCGGTCTGACGCTGGCCTGCGAGCTGGCCCGGCACGGAGTTCCGTTTCGCTTGATCGAGGCCGCGCCGGGACCACAGCCCGGCTCGCGTGGCAAGGGCGTCCAGCCGCGCACCCTCGAGATCTTCGAGGACCTCGGGATCGCCGCCCGCGTGCTCGCGCACGGCCGGCTCGCGATGCCGATGCACTCGATCGCCCCCGACGGCAGCGTGACGCGCGGCGGCGCCGTGCCCGGGGACCTCGCCGGCCGGCCGGACATCCCGTACCCGGCGAGCCTGATCACGCCCGAGTGGCGCGTCGAGGAGGCGCTCCGGCTGCGGCTCGCCGAGCTCGGCGGCGCGGTGCAGTTCGGCACCGCCCTGACCGGCTTCGAGCAGTCGGGCGACGGGGTCTCGGCGGCGGTCGTCCAGGACGGCGCGATCCGGACCGTCGGCGCGCGGTGGCTCGTCGGCTGCGACGGCGGCCGCAGCCTCGTCCGCAAACAGGCCGGCATCACGTTCGACGGCGAGACCCGCGACGAGGTGCGGATGATCCTCGCCGACCTGCCGGTCGACGGGCTGAGCCGCGACGTGTGGCAGGCATGGCGGCACGAGGAGGGCCTGCTCAGCCTCTGCCCGCTGCCCTCGACGGACCTCTTCCAGTTCGCGGCCGCGATCGGCCCCGGGCAGGACGCCGAGCCGAGCCTCGCGAACCTGCGCGCGGTCCTCCGGCGGCGGACCGGCCGCACCGGCATCCACCTCCACGAGCCGCAGTGGTCGTCACTGTGGCGCGCCAACATCCGCCTCGCCGGCCGTTACCGCGAGGGCCGCGTGTTCCTGGCCGGCGACGCGGCGCACGTCCACTCACCCGCCGGCGGGCAGGGGATGAACACCGGCATCCAGGACGCGTACAACCTCGGCTGGAAGCTCGCCGCGGTCGCGCGCGGTAGCTCCCCGCCGCTGCTCGACACGTACGAGGCCGAGCGGCGACCGGTCGCGGCCCACGTGCTCGCCCTGTCCACCGCCCGGCTGACCCGGGTCCTGGAGCGGAACGACCTCCCCACCCGCCGCGACGCCAGCACGATCCAGCTCGACGTGGGATATCGCGGCTCCGCCCTCGCGCGCGACGACCGGGACGGGGCCGCCCCGCTGCGCGCCGGGGATCGCGCCCCCGACGCGACCGGGCTGACCACGTCGGAGGGCGAGCGCCGGCTGTTCCAGCTGACGGGTGGCGGCCGGTTCACCCTGCTGAGCTTCGGGGCGGCGCCCGCGGTTCCGGCCGGCGTACGGACCTTGCGCGTCGTCGGCCGGCCGGCCCGGCCCGGCGACCTCGCGGACACCCACGGACACCTGGCCGCCGCGTACGGCGCGACGAGCGACACGCTCGTGGTCATCCGCCCCGACGGCCATGCCGGGCTGATCTCCGACGCCGGGGACGCCGCCGCGGTGTCGCGATACCTCCGAGAGTTCGGCCTCTAG
- a CDS encoding TetR/AcrR family transcriptional regulator, protein MEPTRRRRHGQELEASLLAAAWQELVETGYARLTMGSVAARARTSEAVLYRRWPNKDRLVLAAFDHQRAANPVAEPDTGSLRGDLLAYLTEVSRTRAAFFAIAAAAAFSGLLADTGLAPARVREKAMGDQRLPHERAIYRRAHERGEIDLDRIPPAVLDMPFDLVRHDLLMDLGPPAADRIRSIVDDLTLPLIRGRL, encoded by the coding sequence ATGGAACCCACGCGCCGCCGCCGGCACGGCCAGGAGCTCGAGGCGTCCCTGCTCGCCGCCGCGTGGCAGGAGCTGGTCGAGACCGGATACGCGCGCCTGACCATGGGCTCGGTCGCCGCACGCGCCCGCACGAGCGAGGCCGTGCTCTACCGCCGATGGCCGAACAAGGACCGGCTGGTGCTCGCCGCCTTCGACCACCAGCGCGCCGCGAACCCGGTCGCGGAGCCGGACACCGGCAGCCTGCGCGGCGACCTGCTCGCGTACCTGACCGAGGTGAGCCGGACCCGGGCCGCCTTCTTCGCCATCGCCGCTGCCGCCGCCTTCTCGGGGCTGCTGGCCGACACCGGCCTGGCCCCCGCGCGGGTCCGCGAGAAGGCCATGGGCGACCAGCGGCTCCCGCACGAACGGGCGATCTACCGGCGCGCCCACGAGCGCGGCGAGATCGACCTGGACCGGATCCCGCCGGCGGTCCTCGACATGCCGTTCGACCTGGTACGCCACGACCTGCTGATGGATCTCGGGCCGCCGGCGGCGGACCGCATCCGGTCGATCGTCGACGACCTGACCCTCCCGCTGATACGGGGGCGGCTCTAG
- a CDS encoding APC family permease — translation MTSTGTLSRAQGTALCVGAVLGTGVISMPALAAGVAGPASLLAWLALILLSAPLAGTFAALGARYPDGGGVSTYVRLAFGARAATAVGWCFFFAVPLGAPPAAAFAGGYVADIVGGGRATVLGTFLVIMGIVVTMNWFGLQISGRAQLWLTAALAALLVVTVVAALPHARLANLTPFAPYGWAGIGTAAAVLVWGFAGWEAVSSLAGEYRDPRRDVTRATGAAVLIVGVLYLAVAATSVLVLGPAIGDSPAPLADLLAVGVGGPVRVVTAVVAVLLTIGAVNAYLAGASRLGAALARDGALPAGPVGTPRKSLLVVTAGSLVSVALPISFHTAMLLVTGCFTLVYVLGTAAALKLLPPGWARRGAGLAFASTLGLLVLNGAPALLSLVVAAAAVAYASRRTSPKISSPSSSRAGSIAPKPNTNPVESLP, via the coding sequence ATGACCTCCACCGGCACCCTGTCGCGTGCCCAGGGCACGGCCCTCTGCGTCGGCGCCGTGCTCGGCACCGGCGTGATCTCGATGCCGGCGCTGGCCGCGGGCGTCGCGGGACCCGCCTCGCTGCTCGCCTGGCTCGCGCTGATCCTGCTGTCCGCTCCCCTCGCCGGGACGTTCGCCGCGCTCGGCGCCCGTTACCCCGACGGCGGCGGCGTCTCCACGTACGTCCGGCTGGCGTTCGGCGCCCGCGCCGCCACGGCGGTCGGCTGGTGCTTCTTCTTCGCCGTGCCGCTGGGCGCACCGCCGGCCGCCGCGTTCGCGGGCGGGTACGTGGCCGACATCGTCGGCGGCGGCCGGGCGACCGTGCTCGGCACGTTCCTGGTGATCATGGGCATCGTCGTCACGATGAACTGGTTCGGGCTGCAGATCTCCGGCCGGGCGCAGCTGTGGCTCACCGCCGCGCTCGCCGCGCTGCTCGTGGTCACTGTGGTCGCCGCGCTGCCGCACGCCCGGCTGGCCAACCTCACGCCGTTCGCGCCGTACGGCTGGGCCGGCATCGGGACCGCCGCGGCCGTGCTGGTCTGGGGCTTCGCCGGCTGGGAGGCCGTCTCGTCGCTGGCCGGCGAATACCGCGACCCCCGCCGGGACGTCACCCGGGCCACCGGCGCGGCGGTGCTGATCGTCGGGGTGCTCTACCTCGCGGTCGCCGCCACCAGCGTGCTCGTGCTCGGCCCCGCCATCGGGGACAGCCCGGCGCCGCTCGCCGACCTGCTGGCCGTCGGGGTGGGCGGACCGGTGCGGGTGGTCACCGCGGTGGTCGCCGTGCTGCTGACCATCGGCGCGGTCAACGCGTACCTGGCCGGGGCGTCCCGGCTCGGCGCGGCCCTGGCCCGCGACGGCGCGCTGCCGGCCGGACCGGTCGGCACACCGCGCAAGTCGCTGCTGGTCGTCACGGCGGGCAGCCTCGTGTCGGTGGCGCTGCCGATCAGCTTCCACACGGCCATGCTGCTCGTCACCGGCTGCTTCACGCTGGTGTACGTGCTCGGCACGGCGGCCGCCCTGAAGCTGCTGCCGCCCGGCTGGGCCCGGCGCGGCGCCGGGCTCGCGTTCGCCTCCACGCTCGGCCTGCTGGTTCTCAACGGCGCCCCGGCGCTGCTCAGCCTGGTCGTCGCGGCGGCCGCGGTGGCCTACGCCTCCCGGAGGACCTCGCCGAAGATCTCCAGCCCCTCGTCGAGCAGGGCCGGATCGATCGCGCCGAAGCCGAACACGAACCCGGTCGAGTCGCTGCCGTAG
- a CDS encoding TIGR03085 family metal-binding protein produces the protein MTDYARTERRLLADLLLEVGPDAPTMCAGWATRDLAAHLVVRDRRPDAMVGMLVPPLAGHGEHVRRAKAAQPYERVVAEVRTPPWWSPMSNPLLDELANTVEYFVHHEDVRRAQPGWEPRALDRGEENALWRATKLTARLALRRLGRPVRIEAPGFGVLQVGDGTPAATVTGAPGEIVLFCSGRQSVARVEIAGDESIRTARLNM, from the coding sequence ATGACCGACTACGCGCGTACGGAACGCCGCCTCCTCGCCGATCTGCTCCTCGAGGTGGGGCCGGACGCGCCGACCATGTGCGCCGGCTGGGCCACCCGCGACCTCGCCGCGCACCTGGTGGTCCGCGACCGCCGGCCCGACGCGATGGTCGGCATGCTGGTGCCGCCGCTGGCCGGGCACGGCGAGCACGTCCGGCGGGCGAAGGCGGCGCAGCCGTACGAGCGGGTCGTGGCCGAGGTGCGCACGCCGCCGTGGTGGAGCCCGATGAGCAACCCGCTCCTCGACGAGCTGGCCAACACGGTCGAGTACTTCGTGCACCACGAGGACGTCCGGCGCGCGCAGCCGGGCTGGGAGCCACGGGCGCTGGACCGCGGCGAGGAGAACGCGCTGTGGCGGGCGACCAAGCTGACCGCCCGGCTGGCGCTGCGCCGGCTCGGCAGGCCGGTCCGGATCGAGGCGCCCGGGTTCGGGGTGCTGCAGGTCGGCGACGGGACCCCGGCGGCGACGGTGACCGGCGCACCCGGCGAGATCGTGCTCTTCTGCTCGGGCCGCCAGAGCGTCGCGCGGGTCGAGATCGCCGGCGACGAGAGCATCCGTACGGCCCGGCTCAACATGTAG
- the rpsD gene encoding 30S ribosomal protein S4 yields the protein MNNSRPKARLSRALGIPLTRKCVKYFERRPYPPGVHGRGRRKQSDYQVRLLEKQRLRHQYNISEAQMRAAYDEAHRQEGKTGENLVALLESRLDATVQRAGLARTIYQARQLVAHGHFTVDGGKVDRPSYRLKPGQVVEVRESSRQKPPFQIAATGAHLDGPSAPYLSTVLEELRTTVLRRAERAEVPVLCDEQLVVEFYAR from the coding sequence GTGAACAACTCCCGACCCAAGGCCCGGCTCTCGCGGGCGCTCGGCATCCCGCTGACCCGCAAGTGCGTGAAGTACTTCGAGCGGCGGCCGTACCCGCCGGGCGTCCACGGCCGGGGGCGGCGCAAGCAGTCCGACTACCAGGTACGGCTGCTCGAGAAGCAGCGGCTGCGCCACCAGTACAACATCAGCGAGGCGCAGATGCGGGCGGCGTACGACGAGGCGCACCGCCAGGAGGGCAAGACCGGCGAGAACCTGGTGGCCCTGCTCGAGAGCCGCCTCGACGCCACCGTGCAGCGCGCCGGCCTGGCCCGCACGATCTACCAGGCCCGGCAGCTCGTCGCGCACGGGCACTTCACCGTGGACGGAGGGAAGGTGGACCGGCCTTCGTACCGGCTCAAGCCCGGCCAGGTCGTCGAGGTCCGCGAGAGCAGCCGGCAGAAGCCACCGTTCCAGATCGCCGCGACCGGCGCGCACCTCGACGGGCCGTCCGCGCCGTACCTGTCGACCGTGCTCGAGGAGCTGCGCACCACCGTGCTGCGCCGGGCCGAGCGCGCGGAGGTGCCGGTGCTCTGCGACGAGCAGCTGGTCGTCGAGTTCTACGCCCGCTGA
- a CDS encoding DUF2470 domain-containing protein has translation MQPTHAEVARTIAAGHLPATAHIAGHPGPLPVRHVTDGRGRALLLSPRDGDLAAALRPGPDTGDTALVLDIPDVPPIAGAPTLGRVWLSGWATPLSGEEARRAALDYADTDAAPDLLDVGTTRVIHRMDVAEVRHERHGVLVDVDPDGYAEATPDPLHVMEFDLIADLADHHGPEMAAYVRRHLGPPARPGDEPRVVRLDRYGFVVRMGARLARLAFPRPVTDRHDLAHLLHPVLCHRCVRADRVA, from the coding sequence ATGCAGCCCACCCACGCCGAGGTCGCTCGGACGATCGCCGCCGGCCACCTGCCCGCGACCGCGCACATCGCCGGTCACCCCGGCCCGCTGCCGGTACGGCATGTGACAGACGGCCGGGGCCGGGCCCTGCTGCTGTCCCCCCGGGACGGTGACCTCGCCGCGGCGCTGCGCCCTGGCCCGGACACCGGCGACACCGCACTGGTCCTCGACATCCCGGATGTTCCGCCGATCGCCGGCGCGCCGACGCTGGGCCGGGTCTGGCTGTCCGGCTGGGCCACGCCGCTGAGCGGGGAGGAGGCGCGCCGGGCCGCGCTCGACTACGCCGACACCGACGCGGCGCCCGACCTGCTCGACGTCGGCACCACCCGGGTCATCCACCGCATGGACGTCGCCGAGGTGCGCCACGAACGCCACGGCGTGCTCGTCGACGTCGACCCCGACGGGTACGCCGAGGCCACGCCGGACCCGCTGCACGTCATGGAGTTCGACCTCATCGCCGACCTCGCCGACCACCACGGGCCGGAGATGGCCGCGTACGTGCGCCGCCACCTCGGCCCGCCCGCCCGCCCCGGCGACGAACCCCGCGTGGTGCGCCTCGACCGGTACGGCTTCGTCGTCCGGATGGGCGCCCGGCTGGCCCGCCTGGCGTTCCCCCGCCCGGTCACCGACCGCCACGACCTGGCCCACCTGCTGCACCCGGTCCTCTGTCACCGCTGCGTCCGCGCCGACCGCGTGGCCTAG
- a CDS encoding TetR family transcriptional regulator — protein MVRRSGRRPGNQDTRQSILESARTIFAERGFDKASIRAIAAGAEVDPALVHHYFGTKEKLFLACMNMPLDPGELVPQALAGPREEAGERLVRTVLTVWDSPAGAAAVALMRSAMSNEWTARLMREFVVTQILRRAVAQLGIAEKEAAIRSALVATQIAGLAVVRHVLKVEPVASAPVEQLVAAIGPNVQRYLTGELPATF, from the coding sequence GTGGTACGGCGAAGCGGGCGGCGCCCCGGCAACCAGGACACCCGGCAGTCCATCCTGGAGTCCGCCCGCACGATCTTCGCCGAACGGGGCTTCGACAAGGCGTCGATCCGCGCCATCGCGGCCGGCGCCGAGGTCGATCCGGCGCTGGTGCACCACTATTTCGGCACCAAGGAGAAGCTGTTCCTGGCGTGCATGAACATGCCGCTGGACCCCGGCGAGCTGGTGCCGCAGGCGCTCGCGGGCCCGCGGGAGGAGGCCGGGGAGCGGCTGGTGCGTACGGTCCTGACGGTCTGGGACTCCCCCGCCGGGGCGGCCGCGGTGGCGCTGATGCGCTCGGCGATGAGCAACGAGTGGACCGCCCGGCTGATGCGTGAGTTCGTGGTGACCCAGATCCTGCGCCGCGCGGTGGCCCAGCTGGGCATCGCCGAGAAGGAGGCCGCGATCCGGTCGGCGCTGGTCGCGACGCAGATCGCCGGGCTGGCCGTGGTGCGCCACGTCCTCAAGGTCGAGCCGGTGGCGTCCGCCCCGGTGGAGCAGCTCGTCGCGGCGATCGGCCCCAACGTGCAGCGGTATCTGACCGGCGAGCTGCCCGCGACGTTCTAG